In Candidatus Caccoplasma merdavium, the sequence CCGACCACCCGTCCCGCAGGGTCGACGACGCAATAGCAGTTGCCCTCTGCCATATCCTTCCGCAAAGAGCTCTCCGATGGATACCCTTCGCGCCACTGCGTGGGATTTCCCGTGTCCCTCATATACGCACGGGCCCGGTCGAATATCCGCAACAAGACATCGACATCTTTTTCTTCGGCTTTCCTTATCTGCAACATCTTCGTTTCGTGTTTCTGCAAAAGTAGTGAAAGGAAACCATACCCGGGTCGAAACTGCCCGAAAAGAAAGCGTGTGCGTGGCTCGATGTCATTTATCTGCTTTGCCGTGAACCGGTCGTGCTTTGGTGCAAAGGCTCAACCATGTCCCGTTTTTTGAGCTTCCCTTTCATGGCTCAGCCGAGGACGGATTGCGGCTCGGCCGGGGCCGATGGCGAAAACTTCGTTTTATCCTTGCCGCTGCGGCCTTCTTTTTGTATCTTTGTAGAAGATAGGATTCGGCCCGGCAGAATCAAACGGGAAAACAAAGCAATCCCTGTTTGTTCCTGCACTCGCTTTTCCCTGTCTTTGCCCATTGTGCCGGACAAATCACACAAAACGTCGTGGCTTTAAATACATGAATAATTTTTCAATCTTTCAATATTCTCTGACATGAAAAAGACTCTGTTCATTGCATTGGCCCTGCTCTGCCTGTTCTTGCCGGCAGAGGCCAAAAAGAAAGTTCGCGTGCACACCATCGGCGACTCGACCATGGCCGACTATGCCGAGAACACGACTCGCACCCGTGGCTGGGGTGAGATGTTCCAGGAATTTTTTACCGATGATGTCGAAGTCATCAACTACGCCCGTGGCGGACGCAGTACCCGCTCGTTTATCAACGAAGGCTTGTGGGACAAGGTCAAGGCCAATATTCAGAAAGGCGATTATGTGCTGATACAGTTTGCCCACAACGACGAGAAGGGGGGCGGCACATACAGCGACGACGGCCGCGGTACCGACCCGTGGGGGCACTACAAAGCCAATCTCGAACGGTATGTCGACGAGACCCGCGAACTGGGCGGCATTCCCATACTGGTCACGCCCATCGTGCGTCGTTATTTTACCGGTGAGGGTACGATAAGTGCCAAAGGGTGTCACAACCTGGGCGCGTCGCCGGCCGACTCGACCCTCGACTATGTCTTCGTGATGAAACGGGTGGCTGCCGAGAAACAGGTTCCCCTCATCGACCATACGGCCATGACAAAAGCCTTCATCGAGAAGTTGGGCGCAGAAAAGACCACCGCCCTCATTTATGTCCCCACCGACGGCACCCATACCCAGGCTACCGGTGCCGCCCTCTATGCCCGGATGGTGGCGGCCGACTTGAAGAAGCAAGGTATTCTCAAACGCCAGGTACGTCCCGAGACGCCTATCGTTCTGAATCCTGAGGCCATCGACTTCGGCTCACTCTATGTGGGCGATGAATCCCGCATCTGTTTCGATTTCGTCGGACTGTCGCTCCCGGCATCGGAAAGTGAAGTGACGATAACGGCGCCCCAAGGCATGACCATCGCGGCCAGCCCCGAAGCTCCCAAGAACAAGAAAATCGTTCTGCCATACAGCGACGGGAAATTGTGGAATCAGTGTTTCTATCTCTATTTCAACCCGACGCAGGCGGGGAACGTGAACGACTGTGTGACCATTACCTGCGGAAAAATAAAACGCACGATTCCCGTCACGGCCGAATGCAAGGCTATCAGTAAGGAGACCCCCAAAACAATACGAGTCAAAAAATATGCGTTGAAAGGGTTGCAGCAAGACTCGTTGGGCATCACCATCGAGAAAGGAGAGTGGCCGGCCGACATCGATGAGTCGGGCAGCCGCTATGTCGAGTTCTTTGTCAAAGGTCTGAAAAAAAGTTTTATCGTCCGTCAAATCACCTTCACGCTCTCAGGCAAAGTGGCCTACCGTGCTGCCGTCTCGAAAGGAGGAGATTTCTATCCGAGAACCGACCTGGGTGAAAACCAACGGGCAACAGAGGAGACACAAAAAATCGTCCTTCCGGTAAATGTCACCATCAAACCGGGCGAGCGGTTGGGCATGCGCATCTTCCCGTGGAGTACCGAAGCGACCGATTCGCTGCACTTCACCATCGAAGACTTCACTTTGGAAGGCATGGAAATTGAGTAATACGATTCGCTCACGACAAAAAGATTAAAATATGAAAAATATTGTCATCGCATTGTTTCTCGTGTGTCTGTCAAGTGCGAGTATGGCCGATAACATTCCGTTCAGTCACCCGGCAAACCTTTTCGATGCCTCAAACAGTAACACGCTGGGACTTTCCGTGGCACCCGGGAGTGAAACGGTCACGGTCTTTGCTCCCGGCGACGAAACCGACCATTTCAGCAATGGCGTTGTCATGATAGCCTTTAAAGGTGCCTTGTATTGCATGTGGCAAAGTTCACAAACCGACGAAGATGCCGCCGATACATGGGTGGCATACAGCCGCAGTCTCGATGAAGGGAAAACATGGAGCACCCCCATGGTTCTCGCCGAAGATATAGAGAACGGTTACTGCTCCTCGGGAGGTTGGCACGCAACGGCCGACACGCTGGTGGCCTATATCAATACCTGGCCCGATAATCTGACCCCCAAAGGGGGATATACCCGATATGTAACCAGTACCGACGGGATAAATTGGAGTGCTCCCGCTGATGTTACGATGGCCGATGGCTCACGCATTGAAGGTATCTTCGAACAAGATCCTCATGTGCTTCCCAACGGCCGCATCGTGAATGCGACACACAAGCAGCCCGGCCTGAAAGTGATGCCTATCTATACCGACGACCCGCTGGGAGTGAGTGGCTGGAAAGAGGGTGCCTTCTCTTTTACCGACAAAGGCGAACAGTCCCGTGAATTGGAACCGAGCCTATATTGGAAATCCGACGGTACATTGGTCATGATATTCCGCGACCAGAACAGCACCTACCTTAAAATGGCGGCCACCAGTACCGACAATGGTGAAACGTGGAGCAATGCCGTACTGACAGATTTTCCCGATGCCCGCACCAAACAAAGTGCCGGGAATCTTCCCGATGGCACAGCCTATTTTGCCGGCAATCCGGTAAACAACAAAACCCGCATTCCGTTGGTCCTCACGCTGAGCAGAGACGGGAATGTGTTCGACACCGCCTACTTGCTGCGCAGCAACGACGAGATGCCCCCACTACGTTATGAGGGCTCGGCCAAGCGGGCCGGGTATCACTATCCCAAGTCGATGGTATATAATGATTATTTATATGTGGCATACGCTACGAACAAAGAAGATGTGCAATATACACGCGTACCGTTGTCGTCTATTTCCCTCAACGAGAGCGGCGGCATTGCAACTGAGACAACCGAAGATGCGGGCGTTTTCCTCTCGGGACATGAACTTTGCATACGGCTTGCCTCGACGTCGCCTGTGGAAATCGAGGTATATGCCGTTTCGGGGCATTGCGTGGCTCGATTCGAAGCCTGTGGAGAAGTGTCGCGACACGACATCTCAGCTCTTGCCAAAGGGGTGTATGTCGTGCGTGTAAAGACGGTACAAAAGGTAACTTCCCACGCCGTCCTCATCAAATAATGCCGGCTTTCATAGAACAAAAACAGCGCAGAACCGTTCTGCGCTGTTTTTGTTTTTTCCCCTGCTCGAAATTTGTAACATTCAAGAGTTGAGGAAAATCAATTATGATGTTTCATGTCGAGTTTTATCTGTTTCAATTCGTCGAGGGTATAGACCGGAGGTTCCACGCCGGCAGGGAAGGGCAACCGGGAGAAGGTCTGGAAATAGAGCAGACAGGCATCTTTCCACCACACGGCATCGTGCAACTGCACACGGAGACGCGCCTCGACATGTGCAAAACGTTCGGCATCGATGTATGAAGCGACCGACTGCCAGATACCGGCCAGTTCGCGGGCGGAGTCGACACCCCGCTGGTAGGTGAGGCAAAGCTCGTCCCACAATGTGCGTTGCGAGGCCATGACGTGTGTCCACGGGACGTGATGGAACCAGAGCAACAACGACTCGGGACAACGGCCGATGTCGTTGAAGCGGGAGCGCAACGGTTCGGCATATTGAGAGACGGCATCGCTGCCCGCCTGCGTGCGGTCGAAGCCGATGCCCGTGCTGTCGGCCCGGTGATAATAGGAGGGAAGCCAGTCGGGGCGCATGCCTTCGCGGTAACCCCATGGTTCGGGACCGTAATGGTGGCCGAAGGCAAAAAGGTGGTGCAGGCCCAGTGGCATCATGTAATCGACCGCGGCTTCGCGTGAGAGCATCATGGCGCGTTTCAGGGGGACGACACAACGGTCGTCGTGCGAGAAGGTCTGTTGTAGCCACTCCTCGGCAATCGTCTCGGACGAGAGAGTGTCGCACCAGGCCAAGCGACCGAAGGCGTACCAGTTGGCTTGGGCGAAATGATGGCCGCACCAGTTGGTGTCGAGACCGATGTTGGCGACTCCGGCAATCGCCGTGCGGGAGAGCGGGAATGCCGAACCGTCGGTAACGCGTGCCACCGTCGAGCCGGGTCCGCACGCATAGGTGTCGCTGTCGAGACACTCCTCATAGAGCGGTGCAAGGAAAACCAAGTGATTGGAAAAGCCCAAATACTCCTGTGTAATCTGAAATTCGGGCATGACCGGTGTGTGGCGCATGGCGCCGAAAAGGGGGCTGAACGGTTCGCACGGCTGGAAATCGACCGGGCCGTTCTTGACCTGTATGATGACGTTCTCGCGGAAGGAGGAATCGAGCGGAAGGAACTCGGTGTAGGCTTGTTTCGCACGGTCGGCCTCGGTGGGGTTATACACAAATGCCCGCCACATGACCACCCCGCCGTGGGGAGCCAGCGCGTCGGCCAGCATGTTGGCGCCGTCGGCATGGGTGCGGTCGTAGTCCTGCGGACCCGGCAACCCTTCGGAATTTGCCTTTACCAGGAACCCGCCGAAATCGGGAATCAACGCATATATCTCCTCCACCTTGTCGCGCCACCAGCCGGCGACACGGGTGTCGAGCGGGTCGGCCGTAGGAAGTCCGCCGAGAGCCATCGGCGACGAGAAATTGATGGAGAGATAGACCTTCATGCCATAGGGGCGCAATACGTCGGCAATCTGCCGCACCTTGGCAAGATGCGACGAGTCGAGCACTTGGGGCGAGGCATTCACATTGTTGAGAACCGTGCCGTTGATGCCCACCGAGGCGTTGGCCCGGGCATAGGCCCGGTACAGGGCACGACGCAACGTGTCGCTCTCCCACCAGATGGAACGGCCGGCATATCCGCGCTCGACACTGCCGTCGAGGTTGTCCCAGTGGTTGAGCAGGCGCAATTCGAAAGAAGGTTTTTCGCGCACATCATACGAGGCCGCCCAACGTCCCGAAGCGTAATCGCGCAGAAGACGGTAGACCCCGTAAAGCGCGGCGCGTTCGCTCCCGCCGGCAACCACACACAGGCTGTCGACCGAGCGCACGATAAATTCTTCTTCACCGAGACTTCGCAACTCGGCCTTGGGAATATACCGGCGCAGGCGACGGTCACCGGCCGTCGCCACGAGGGAGTGCTTCACGGGCAGGAGCGTCATTTCGCTACGGGCGATGTCGAGTGTCGAAAGCCCGTCGGCCATCTCAGGAGAGGCCGGCAACCACAGACGGCTCCCGTCTTCGGCGGCAAGAGGAAAGGCAAGACAAACAATCAGGAAGAGGAATGCAAAATTTTTCTTCATTGTCATTTTATGGAGTCGGTGTTTCGGAATCAATCTCTATTTCAAAAGGCGAGGCAGGCAACCCTTCCTTGTTGCGCAGCAACGGTTTGCCGGGATTGTCGGCCCAGGCATAACGCACACGGCGAGGGTTATCGACCGGTGAGAGCAGTGTCACCGTGTCGTCGCCGACGGCAAGCACGCGTGCCCACACATGGCGGCCGTCTTTTCCTTGCACCGAGAAGCCTCGCAGGCTGTCTTCATAGAAAAGCGGCGAACCGCCGTTGTCGAATTGCAACACGATTGTGTCGCCTTGGCAACAGGCTCCTTCGACCATCGGAGCCGTCGTCACGTTTTCTCCATAGGCGAGGCGGAAGAGCTGGCGAGCCACACGGTCGGCTACGGTTTTCTTGTCGAGGGGGTGAATGTCGTTCCATTCGCCGGTGCCCAATGTTACGGCCAGTCCCACGTCAGGAAGGTCGAGGGAGATGCGGCGCTGCACTTCGCGCATGGCAGCCCAACCGCTCTCCGTGGGATAGGAACGCTCGGCCATGAATTCGGGCAGTTGCACCACAATGAACGGGAGCCCGTCATTACCGAGCAGGGTGCGCCACCTCCCGATAAGGAGTGGCAGCAGTTCGGCATAACGCCGGGTGTCGTCCGTGTTCGACTCGCCCTGATACCATACCACGGCACGCACGCCATAGGAAGCCAGCGGCGCCATCATGCTGTTGTAGAGAGCCGTGGGCTGCCACATAAAGAAGGTCTCTCCCGGTAGCGGGGGCATCACGGCTCCGCGGCGGAAAAGCCACTCCCCATCGAGCGGAATCGCCTTTTCGCCCTGCTCGATGCGGTAGGGCTTGTCGGGAACAAAAGCCGGGGTGCCGCTGTAACTGAGCAGGCGCACCGACACCACATTGTCGCCGTTGCGACGCAGCAGACCCGCCGGGACGGTATATTTGCGGGGAGGATACTGGTAAGAGGTCGTTCCCACGAAACGGCCGTTGACAAAGACCGAGTCGGCATCGACCAGGCACCCCAGCCGCAGGAGGGCGGCTTGCGCGGTGTCGATGGACGAGGCGTCGAAGTGATGGCGCCACCAGGTCGAACCGTTCAGCACACGCCCGTCGGCATCGCGCGCCCACGAGGGGTCAAAAGGCAAGCGACGCGTCCAGTCGCTGTCGTCACTCTCGCAGGCCGACCAGCGACCGCAGCCGGGGTCTTCGCGGTTGAGCGCCTCGACCCACAAGCGGCGCCGCAGACGTTCGCTCTTCACCACCGACTGCACATAGGCTTCGTCGCGGTTGAGATAGAGGGTGTTCCGCATCGACGGATAATCCTGCAACGACGCTTCGTCGAGCCACGACTCGACCGTGGAGCCCCCCACCGCATTGTTGATGATACCCACAGGCACCCCCGTACGCTCATAGAGCTGGCGGGCCAGGAAATAGCCCAATGCCGAGAAGTGCATCGCCGATTCGGGCGTAAGTGCCACCCAGCGGCAGGTCGGCAGGTCGTCTTGCGGCCCTTCAAAGGTGTAGGTGGTGGGTATGCGCAACTGGCGAATGGCGGCATTTTCGTAATTTGACACCTCCTCGGCAAAGAGGTCGACGACGCGCGATACGGGCAGTTCCATGTTCGACTGTCCGGCACACAATATTACGTCACCCACCCACACATCGGTGAGCGTGGTGTCGTTGACACGCATCGTGTAGGGACCGCCGGGTTTCTGGGCGGGGAGGGTTATTTGCCAAAGACCCTGCGCATCGGTCGTGGCACGGTATTTTTTCCCGCGGAAAGTAAGGATGATATTCTCTCCCGCATCGCCCCGGCCGTGCAACGTGAGCGGCTGCCCGCGTTGCAATACCATGCCCGAGGCGATGTGTTGCGGCAACCGCACCCGTGCCTGCATATCGACGGGGTCGTGTGTCCAAAAGAAGAGCGAGAGTATCGCAAAAAGAAACAGTTTTTTCATGGTACAAATGAGTTTCCGGAATAAAGGAATCTCCCATGTCCGGCGGACATGGGTAACTCGGCGCCATACACACCCGAAGGGTCGCCTCTTCGCGGCGCGGGATTCCAGGGAACATCGGACACGCTTGACGGTAGGCTGTGGCATGTCACTCTTCCTCGTCGTCGAAGAGGACATCGCGGCAGGCATCGCCGCAGAGCGAACGCATCTCGCGGTACTCGTTCCACTCGGCATCTTTCTCGGTGTAGATGGTGATGGGCAGTTGTTCGAATGGAGCCAAAGCCTCATTGAGCCGTTCGCCGAAAGCCGGGATATTGCGGGTGTAGAAAACCCAGGTGCGGGTGCCGTCGCCTGTGTAGATGCCGGTGAGAATAGCCAGTTTGTCCTTCTCCATGGCTTTGCGCAGGGTCTCTTGCGGAGCTTCCATGCGCATCGATTCTTCCTCGGTGGGCATACCTTGTGCATCGGCCTCATAAGGCCAGGTTATCTCCACGCGCTCGCGCAATTTACCCGATTCCATGAAGGCGTCGATCTCATCGCGGCCGCTCACGAACATCACGGCGCCGTTGTCGCTCTCGGTCACCGTGGTAAACCAGTTATCGGTCAGTTTCATAACAAAGATTCTTTTTTGTCGGGGCGTCCGACGTCTCGTGTAGCACCCGAAGCATCGGTACACGTCGCGGTACAAGCCCTCACCGACAAAGATAGCGAAAGGCGAGCGCAGAGGCAAGGAGAAAACGAAGTTTTCACTCGTTGACTATGCCGAGCCGCGTCCTGTCTTCTGAAAAGATAGTGAAAGGCGGGCGCAGAGGCAAGGAGAAAACGAAGTTTTCATCATGGACTATGCCGAGCCGCGTCCTGTCTTCTGAAAAGATAGTGAAAGGCGGGCGCAGAGGCAAGGAGAAGAAAACTCGGGTCACGAGTGGAAGATCAGACAACCAGGGATATTCATTCCCTGAAACGAATGCCATTGATTCAAGAAGAGGAGGACAATATGTTGCCTCCTCTTCTTTTGTGGATATTAGAAATTGTATTGCAGACCGATGGCGAGGACTTCTTTGAATTGCACTTTGGCGCATTTCCCATGGCCGATGATGTTGCCGTCGGCATCTTTCTTGTCATAGGCAAATTTGATGTCGTTGTCGTAGACGAGATTGGTCGATACCGAAGCCGAAAGCCATTTGTTGATGGTCATGTTGATTTGCACGTCCCACGATACGTCGATGTTGCGGGCCTCTTTCCCGCGCATGTAGTCGGAGAAGAGGTTGAGGCGGGAGTAGAGATTGACGTTTTTCATGACATCGTAGTTGAGTTCTACTTTGAGGTTGGCGCCCATCTCGTTGAGTACGTTTTTCCCTTCTTCCACACCGAAGGCCCCTTGTCGGGCGAGGGCGTCATCGAGGACGAAAGTCCCTTTCCAAGTGACCGGGGTGAATACCGCCGACACGATAGGAGCCGGTGTCCAGGTGATACCGAGACCGGCCGAGACATATCCCGGCGCCATGAAGCGAGAGACAAACGTGCGCTCGTTGTCGCTGCCATACTGGTAGCCGTTGGAAAATTGCGATTGGTAGGTGAGGAATGCACTCAGGTAAAGTGATTTCTCGATTTGGAAACCGTAGTTGGAGTTGAGGTATATTTTATCGGTGGTCTTTTTCAGCGGTGCATCGCCGGTTTGGTTGAAACCGTAGTTGAGTTCTACCCGGTTCTGCCACAAATGTTTTTCATTTTTGTAGTCGGCCTGGTAAGTAAACTGGGCATCGAGAGCCAAGGCGTTCTCGCCTCCGGCGGCCCAGTTGGTAAAGCTCGACTGGGTGAATTTAAGACCCACAAAGCCGGCTTTTGTCCACGGTGACGGTGCCTTTTCCTGGGCAGAGATGCTGGTTGCGGAAAGAAGTACCAATGCAACCAGAAAAATCGAATGTCTCATAGTATTTTGTTTAAGGGGTTATGATGCAAAAATATGTAAAATAATTTTCCCGATATTATGCAATTCAACAAAAAGATGATATATTTGTTTTACTTCTTGATGGAAGATAAAATAAAGACGATTCCGTCGTCGTGTTATTAACTTTAAAAGTCAACTGTTTATGAAAAAGTACAAATGCAGCGTGTGTGATTGGATATACGACCCGGCCGTCGGAGATCCCGAAGGGGGTATTGCTCCCGGAACCGCATTCGAAGATATTCCCGATGATTGGGTATGTCCGCTTTGTGGGGTAGGAAAAGATGATTTTGAAGAGGTAGACGAGTAGTCCGCTTTTTCGATTTACGGATAAAAGTCTCCGCTGCTTACAAGTAGTGGAGACTTTTCTTTTGGAACGATTTCAAGATTTTTTCTCGTCCATGCCGTTTTAAGAGCCGATGGAATTTGTCATTCGTT encodes:
- a CDS encoding rhamnogalacturonan acetylesterase — protein: MKKTLFIALALLCLFLPAEAKKKVRVHTIGDSTMADYAENTTRTRGWGEMFQEFFTDDVEVINYARGGRSTRSFINEGLWDKVKANIQKGDYVLIQFAHNDEKGGGTYSDDGRGTDPWGHYKANLERYVDETRELGGIPILVTPIVRRYFTGEGTISAKGCHNLGASPADSTLDYVFVMKRVAAEKQVPLIDHTAMTKAFIEKLGAEKTTALIYVPTDGTHTQATGAALYARMVAADLKKQGILKRQVRPETPIVLNPEAIDFGSLYVGDESRICFDFVGLSLPASESEVTITAPQGMTIAASPEAPKNKKIVLPYSDGKLWNQCFYLYFNPTQAGNVNDCVTITCGKIKRTIPVTAECKAISKETPKTIRVKKYALKGLQQDSLGITIEKGEWPADIDESGSRYVEFFVKGLKKSFIVRQITFTLSGKVAYRAAVSKGGDFYPRTDLGENQRATEETQKIVLPVNVTIKPGERLGMRIFPWSTEATDSLHFTIEDFTLEGMEIE
- a CDS encoding exo-alpha-sialidase, encoding MKNIVIALFLVCLSSASMADNIPFSHPANLFDASNSNTLGLSVAPGSETVTVFAPGDETDHFSNGVVMIAFKGALYCMWQSSQTDEDAADTWVAYSRSLDEGKTWSTPMVLAEDIENGYCSSGGWHATADTLVAYINTWPDNLTPKGGYTRYVTSTDGINWSAPADVTMADGSRIEGIFEQDPHVLPNGRIVNATHKQPGLKVMPIYTDDPLGVSGWKEGAFSFTDKGEQSRELEPSLYWKSDGTLVMIFRDQNSTYLKMAATSTDNGETWSNAVLTDFPDARTKQSAGNLPDGTAYFAGNPVNNKTRIPLVLTLSRDGNVFDTAYLLRSNDEMPPLRYEGSAKRAGYHYPKSMVYNDYLYVAYATNKEDVQYTRVPLSSISLNESGGIATETTEDAGVFLSGHELCIRLASTSPVEIEVYAVSGHCVARFEACGEVSRHDISALAKGVYVVRVKTVQKVTSHAVLIK
- a CDS encoding alpha-glucuronidase codes for the protein MKKNFAFLFLIVCLAFPLAAEDGSRLWLPASPEMADGLSTLDIARSEMTLLPVKHSLVATAGDRRLRRYIPKAELRSLGEEEFIVRSVDSLCVVAGGSERAALYGVYRLLRDYASGRWAASYDVREKPSFELRLLNHWDNLDGSVERGYAGRSIWWESDTLRRALYRAYARANASVGINGTVLNNVNASPQVLDSSHLAKVRQIADVLRPYGMKVYLSINFSSPMALGGLPTADPLDTRVAGWWRDKVEEIYALIPDFGGFLVKANSEGLPGPQDYDRTHADGANMLADALAPHGGVVMWRAFVYNPTEADRAKQAYTEFLPLDSSFRENVIIQVKNGPVDFQPCEPFSPLFGAMRHTPVMPEFQITQEYLGFSNHLVFLAPLYEECLDSDTYACGPGSTVARVTDGSAFPLSRTAIAGVANIGLDTNWCGHHFAQANWYAFGRLAWCDTLSSETIAEEWLQQTFSHDDRCVVPLKRAMMLSREAAVDYMMPLGLHHLFAFGHHYGPEPWGYREGMRPDWLPSYYHRADSTGIGFDRTQAGSDAVSQYAEPLRSRFNDIGRCPESLLLWFHHVPWTHVMASQRTLWDELCLTYQRGVDSARELAGIWQSVASYIDAERFAHVEARLRVQLHDAVWWKDACLLYFQTFSRLPFPAGVEPPVYTLDELKQIKLDMKHHN
- a CDS encoding beta galactosidase jelly roll domain-containing protein → MKKLFLFAILSLFFWTHDPVDMQARVRLPQHIASGMVLQRGQPLTLHGRGDAGENIILTFRGKKYRATTDAQGLWQITLPAQKPGGPYTMRVNDTTLTDVWVGDVILCAGQSNMELPVSRVVDLFAEEVSNYENAAIRQLRIPTTYTFEGPQDDLPTCRWVALTPESAMHFSALGYFLARQLYERTGVPVGIINNAVGGSTVESWLDEASLQDYPSMRNTLYLNRDEAYVQSVVKSERLRRRLWVEALNREDPGCGRWSACESDDSDWTRRLPFDPSWARDADGRVLNGSTWWRHHFDASSIDTAQAALLRLGCLVDADSVFVNGRFVGTTSYQYPPRKYTVPAGLLRRNGDNVVSVRLLSYSGTPAFVPDKPYRIEQGEKAIPLDGEWLFRRGAVMPPLPGETFFMWQPTALYNSMMAPLASYGVRAVVWYQGESNTDDTRRYAELLPLLIGRWRTLLGNDGLPFIVVQLPEFMAERSYPTESGWAAMREVQRRISLDLPDVGLAVTLGTGEWNDIHPLDKKTVADRVARQLFRLAYGENVTTAPMVEGACCQGDTIVLQFDNGGSPLFYEDSLRGFSVQGKDGRHVWARVLAVGDDTVTLLSPVDNPRRVRYAWADNPGKPLLRNKEGLPASPFEIEIDSETPTP
- a CDS encoding DUF695 domain-containing protein; this encodes MKLTDNWFTTVTESDNGAVMFVSGRDEIDAFMESGKLRERVEITWPYEADAQGMPTEEESMRMEAPQETLRKAMEKDKLAILTGIYTGDGTRTWVFYTRNIPAFGERLNEALAPFEQLPITIYTEKDAEWNEYREMRSLCGDACRDVLFDDEEE
- a CDS encoding DUF3078 domain-containing protein, translated to MRHSIFLVALVLLSATSISAQEKAPSPWTKAGFVGLKFTQSSFTNWAAGGENALALDAQFTYQADYKNEKHLWQNRVELNYGFNQTGDAPLKKTTDKIYLNSNYGFQIEKSLYLSAFLTYQSQFSNGYQYGSDNERTFVSRFMAPGYVSAGLGITWTPAPIVSAVFTPVTWKGTFVLDDALARQGAFGVEEGKNVLNEMGANLKVELNYDVMKNVNLYSRLNLFSDYMRGKEARNIDVSWDVQINMTINKWLSASVSTNLVYDNDIKFAYDKKDADGNIIGHGKCAKVQFKEVLAIGLQYNF
- a CDS encoding rubredoxin, with amino-acid sequence MKKYKCSVCDWIYDPAVGDPEGGIAPGTAFEDIPDDWVCPLCGVGKDDFEEVDE